Proteins co-encoded in one Kutzneria chonburiensis genomic window:
- the sucC gene encoding ADP-forming succinate--CoA ligase subunit beta, with product MDLYEYQAKDLFAAHGVPVLPGSVAATPAEARAIAEQLGQTVVVKAQVKTGGRGKAGGVKLADNADDAQAKAEAILGLDIKGHITRKVLVTPASDIAEEYYVSFLLDRANRTFLAMASAEGGMEIEQLAVERPEALAKIPVDAIKGVDKAKADEIVAAGKFPAEVADQVADVLVKLWETFVSEDATLVEVNPLVRDPEGKIVALDGKVTLDENAGFRHGTHAELVDHEAEDPLEAKAKAKHLNYVKLDGQVGIIGNGAGLVMSTLDVVAYAGEKHKGVKPANFLDIGGGASAEVMANGLEIILGDPDVRSVFVNVFGGITACDAVANGIVKALEILGDEASKPLVVRLDGNNVDEGRRILAEANHPLVTVVDTMDNAADKAAELAAAGV from the coding sequence GTGGACCTGTACGAGTACCAGGCGAAGGACCTCTTCGCCGCCCACGGAGTACCGGTGCTGCCGGGCTCCGTGGCCGCCACCCCCGCTGAAGCCCGCGCCATCGCGGAGCAGCTCGGCCAGACCGTCGTCGTCAAGGCGCAGGTCAAGACCGGCGGCCGCGGCAAGGCCGGCGGCGTCAAGCTGGCCGACAACGCCGACGACGCGCAGGCCAAGGCCGAGGCCATTCTCGGCCTCGACATCAAGGGCCACATCACCCGCAAGGTGCTGGTGACGCCCGCCTCGGACATCGCCGAGGAGTACTACGTCTCCTTCCTGCTCGACCGGGCCAACCGCACCTTCCTGGCGATGGCCTCGGCCGAGGGCGGCATGGAGATCGAGCAGCTGGCCGTCGAGCGCCCCGAGGCCCTGGCCAAGATCCCGGTCGACGCCATCAAGGGCGTGGACAAGGCCAAGGCCGACGAGATCGTCGCCGCCGGCAAGTTCCCGGCCGAGGTCGCCGACCAGGTGGCCGACGTGCTGGTGAAGCTGTGGGAGACCTTCGTCAGCGAGGACGCCACCCTCGTCGAGGTCAACCCGCTGGTCCGCGACCCCGAGGGCAAGATCGTCGCGCTCGACGGCAAGGTCACGCTGGACGAGAACGCGGGCTTCCGCCACGGCACCCACGCCGAGCTGGTCGACCACGAGGCCGAGGACCCGCTGGAGGCCAAGGCCAAGGCCAAGCACCTCAACTACGTGAAGCTGGACGGGCAGGTCGGCATCATCGGCAACGGCGCCGGCCTGGTCATGTCCACGCTGGACGTCGTCGCCTACGCGGGCGAGAAGCACAAGGGCGTCAAGCCGGCCAACTTCCTGGACATCGGCGGCGGCGCCTCGGCCGAGGTGATGGCCAACGGCCTGGAGATCATCCTGGGCGACCCGGACGTGCGGTCGGTCTTCGTGAACGTGTTCGGCGGCATCACCGCGTGCGACGCGGTGGCCAACGGCATCGTCAAGGCGCTGGAGATCCTCGGCGACGAGGCCAGCAAGCCGCTGGTCGTCCGGCTGGACGGCAACAACGTCGACGAGGGTCGCCGCATCCTCGCCGA
- a CDS encoding esterase/lipase family protein, whose protein sequence is MGNGVLGRLASTLRGVAVESAWLAAHAALYPWGAMAERLHPDGPYVHYRTDALSPAARGLLVSAMDAAGTPILLLHGIGDNRSVFAVLGAALRRRGFGVVHAVNYSVLTAVTGDVRTAASMFGEQVEQICELTGSDRVHVVGHSLGGLIARYYVQRRGGDERVDTLVMLGTPHRGTVAAYLLPTGLAKQLRPGSQLIEELDEPAPGCRTKFVSVWTPADQIVLPQSNARLTHPDLDIEEHCLRDVGHWALPVDSRASRLVADCLVRGHDLPSERATSQYDPLRTSPITHGHSASSELSS, encoded by the coding sequence ATGGGTAACGGCGTGCTCGGTCGACTGGCCAGCACCCTGCGGGGTGTTGCCGTCGAATCGGCATGGCTGGCCGCGCACGCCGCACTCTACCCCTGGGGTGCGATGGCGGAACGCCTCCACCCGGACGGACCCTACGTCCACTACCGGACCGACGCACTGTCGCCGGCGGCCCGCGGTCTGCTGGTTTCGGCCATGGACGCGGCGGGCACCCCGATCCTGCTGCTGCACGGCATCGGCGACAACCGGTCCGTGTTCGCGGTGCTGGGAGCCGCGCTGCGCCGACGGGGTTTCGGGGTGGTGCACGCGGTGAACTACAGCGTGCTGACCGCCGTGACCGGGGACGTGCGGACGGCCGCGTCGATGTTCGGGGAGCAGGTCGAACAGATCTGCGAGCTGACCGGGTCGGACCGGGTGCACGTGGTGGGGCACTCGCTCGGCGGGCTGATCGCGCGCTACTACGTGCAGCGCCGCGGCGGCGACGAGCGCGTCGACACGCTGGTCATGCTCGGCACGCCGCATCGGGGCACGGTGGCGGCGTACCTGCTGCCGACCGGGCTGGCCAAGCAGCTGCGGCCGGGGTCGCAGCTGATCGAGGAGTTGGACGAGCCGGCGCCCGGCTGCCGGACCAAGTTCGTGTCGGTGTGGACGCCGGCCGACCAGATCGTGCTGCCGCAATCAAATGCCCGGCTGACCCACCCGGACCTCGACATCGAGGAACACTGCTTGCGTGATGTCGGTCACTGGGCACTGCCGGTGGACTCCCGCGCATCGCGCCTTGTCGCCGACTGCCTCGTTCGCGGGCACGACCTGCCGTCCGAACGGGCTACCAGCCAGTACGACCCGCTGCGCACATCTCCGATCACGCACGGTCATAGCGCCTCGTCCGAGCTGTCCAGCTGA
- a CDS encoding M23 family metallopeptidase, with the protein MIGLPEAEGQALTQYRSPGGSKRSTTPTPRRDEQGEITRVPTPRARGSHRLPPPPSALRGRVAVAAVALGAFTAAAYGGTLTPSQQHSTDGIKPLADAREASAAFGIGGDAVGAPEVLPIQRGTDAAAEAQKLTNSEKVTADLAAQAAAKWKADHRPLFVKPAEGVLSSGFGGRWGAFHYGIDIANVMDTPIVAAADGVVIDAGPASGFGLWVRIRLADGSINVYGHMDTFSVHVGQHVQAGEQIARMGDRGESTGVHLHFEVWDPSGKKINPLPWLNARGITV; encoded by the coding sequence GTGATCGGGCTCCCCGAGGCGGAAGGCCAGGCTTTGACGCAGTACCGCTCCCCCGGCGGCTCGAAACGCTCCACCACGCCTACCCCGAGGCGTGACGAGCAAGGCGAGATCACCCGCGTGCCGACCCCGCGCGCCCGAGGCTCCCACCGGCTGCCGCCGCCGCCCTCCGCGCTGCGCGGCCGCGTCGCAGTGGCCGCCGTCGCGCTCGGCGCCTTCACGGCCGCCGCTTACGGCGGCACGCTGACGCCCTCCCAGCAGCACTCCACCGACGGCATCAAGCCGCTGGCCGACGCCCGTGAGGCCAGTGCCGCCTTCGGCATCGGCGGCGACGCCGTCGGCGCCCCCGAGGTGCTGCCCATCCAGCGCGGCACCGACGCCGCCGCCGAGGCGCAGAAGCTCACCAACTCGGAGAAGGTCACCGCCGACCTGGCCGCGCAGGCCGCGGCCAAGTGGAAGGCCGACCACCGGCCGCTGTTCGTCAAGCCGGCCGAGGGTGTGCTCAGCTCCGGCTTCGGCGGCCGCTGGGGCGCCTTCCACTACGGCATCGACATCGCCAACGTGATGGACACGCCGATCGTCGCCGCGGCCGACGGCGTGGTCATCGACGCCGGCCCCGCCTCCGGTTTCGGCCTCTGGGTCCGGATCCGGCTGGCCGACGGCAGCATCAACGTCTACGGCCACATGGACACCTTCTCCGTGCACGTCGGCCAGCATGTCCAGGCCGGCGAGCAGATCGCCCGGATGGGCGACCGCGGCGAGTCCACCGGCGTGCACCTGCACTTCGAGGTCTGGGACCCGTCCGGCAAGAAGATCAACCCGCTGCCCTGGCTGAACGCCCGCGGCATCACGGTGTAA
- a CDS encoding LysE family transporter, whose product MSAALVAGLVAGYGIAIPVGAVGTYLMALTARTSLRLGAAAALGVATADGLYALLSVAGGSVLVPLIHPIAEPLRWVSAAVLVLLALRGAAKAVTGYRRPQEVSGRELTDPVRAYVVLLGITLVNPMTLIYFSALVLGGPTTTDGLVFVLAAFAASASWQLLLAGGGALLGRLLAGPRGRLATALVSSAVIVGLAVGLVTP is encoded by the coding sequence GTGAGCGCCGCGCTGGTCGCCGGGCTCGTCGCCGGTTATGGCATCGCCATACCGGTCGGCGCGGTCGGGACCTACCTCATGGCCCTCACCGCTCGGACGTCGTTGCGTCTCGGCGCCGCCGCCGCGCTGGGCGTGGCCACTGCGGACGGGCTCTACGCCTTGCTCTCGGTGGCCGGCGGCTCCGTGCTGGTGCCCTTGATCCACCCCATTGCCGAGCCGTTGCGCTGGGTCTCCGCCGCCGTGCTGGTGCTGCTGGCGCTGCGGGGCGCGGCCAAGGCCGTCACCGGCTATCGACGGCCGCAGGAGGTGTCGGGCCGCGAGCTGACGGATCCGGTGCGGGCCTACGTCGTCCTGCTGGGCATCACCCTGGTGAACCCGATGACCCTGATCTACTTCAGCGCGCTCGTGCTCGGCGGTCCGACCACGACCGACGGCCTGGTGTTCGTGCTGGCCGCCTTCGCCGCCTCGGCCAGCTGGCAACTCCTGCTGGCCGGCGGCGGCGCGCTGCTGGGCCGGCTGCTGGCCGGCCCCCGCGGCCGACTGGCCACCGCACTGGTCTCCAGCGCGGTGATCGTCGGATTGGCGGTGGGGCTGGTTACACCGTGA
- a CDS encoding MerR family transcriptional regulator, with the protein MTDDYTVGTAAELAGVSVRTLHHYDQIGLVKPSRRSDAGYRLYSDADVQALNRAVFYRELGLELGEIAELLADNAITDEDHLQRQRELLTEQISRFTAMVTVIDKELAARAAGIGLTPRQRREVFGQDFVAHADEAARKWGNSKEFVQRKQRTARYIQQDWTRLRTELAAINKGLAEAMINGLPPTDPKAMDLAERHRKHTDRWFHDCDHATHRELAEHYRNNERSGQNYDEMVPGLSRYVHDAIVANAERSA; encoded by the coding sequence ATGACCGACGACTACACAGTGGGCACGGCGGCGGAGCTGGCCGGGGTATCGGTACGCACGCTGCACCACTACGACCAGATCGGGCTGGTGAAGCCGAGCCGGCGCAGCGACGCCGGCTACCGGCTCTACTCCGACGCCGACGTGCAGGCACTGAACCGGGCGGTGTTCTACCGCGAGCTGGGGCTTGAACTCGGCGAGATCGCGGAGTTGTTGGCCGACAACGCCATCACCGACGAGGATCATCTACAACGGCAGCGAGAACTGCTGACCGAGCAGATCTCGCGTTTCACGGCGATGGTGACGGTGATCGACAAGGAGTTGGCGGCACGGGCCGCCGGCATCGGACTGACGCCGAGGCAGCGACGAGAGGTGTTCGGCCAGGACTTCGTGGCCCATGCCGACGAGGCAGCCCGGAAATGGGGCAACAGCAAGGAATTCGTGCAACGCAAGCAGCGAACGGCCCGCTACATCCAGCAGGACTGGACCAGGCTGCGCACGGAGTTGGCCGCCATCAACAAGGGACTGGCCGAGGCGATGATCAACGGACTGCCGCCGACCGACCCGAAGGCGATGGATCTGGCCGAGCGGCACCGGAAGCACACCGACCGCTGGTTCCACGACTGCGACCACGCCACGCATCGGGAACTGGCCGAGCACTACAGGAACAACGAGCGCAGCGGCCAGAACTACGACGAGATGGTGCCGGGCCTGTCCCGGTACGTGCACGACGCCATCGTGGCCAACGCCGAACGGTCCGCTTAG
- a CDS encoding tetratricopeptide repeat protein, with product MPVDALGYLLRGLGVPAQQVPADLDDQAGMYRSLVAGKRILVVLDNAASTDQVRPLLPGSPSCSVIVTSRNRLSGLVARDGARRITLDVLSTNDAVRLMVGMLGADRVDAEPRAVRDLVRLCGNLPLALRIAGDRAATHPHLMMSDLAGDLSNERDRLDVLAPDDDESTAVRAVFSWSYHALKPDAARVFRLLGLHPGPEFSTPAAAALTGMPVPMTRRLLTDLTDRHLLGEVDRDRYRLHDLLRVYAAEEVEQGEDEKDRSLALQRMTDWYLYTASNADNGLRGQANDMTIGSPPRECSPLPFAGYLQALQWFDTESENLGALDRMAGQTRRHLIAWRLGVVVWEYHRLRRDFEQLIAFSRVSAVAARAMDDPIGEALSLSCIAAASAHLGRQADAVVALRQMPSVHYGPQDTHREMSTLSNLAEAYRGSGMIGDALAHYRRALGLARIAGSRWHEGDLLRGLAETYLELGELQHALDCCRSALTIFRQLGDLYAQNTVLQDLGGTLLALGRRDESVAAFADAVAIARRIGHRHAVDQGLQGLAAAKAEAS from the coding sequence ATGCCCGTGGACGCGCTGGGCTACCTGCTGCGCGGCCTCGGCGTGCCGGCCCAGCAGGTGCCGGCCGACCTGGACGACCAGGCCGGCATGTATCGCAGCCTGGTGGCCGGAAAGCGCATTCTGGTCGTGCTCGACAACGCCGCCAGCACCGACCAGGTCCGGCCGCTGCTGCCCGGATCGCCGTCCTGCTCGGTCATCGTGACCAGCCGCAACCGGCTGTCCGGGCTGGTCGCCCGTGACGGCGCCCGCCGGATCACGCTGGACGTGCTCAGCACCAACGACGCCGTGCGGCTGATGGTCGGCATGCTCGGGGCCGACCGGGTGGACGCCGAGCCGCGGGCCGTGCGGGACCTGGTCCGGCTGTGCGGCAACCTGCCGCTGGCGCTGCGTATCGCCGGCGACCGGGCGGCGACCCATCCGCACCTGATGATGTCCGACCTGGCCGGCGACCTGTCCAACGAGCGGGACCGGCTCGACGTGCTCGCCCCGGACGACGACGAGTCGACCGCCGTGCGGGCCGTGTTCTCCTGGTCGTACCACGCGCTGAAGCCCGATGCCGCCCGGGTTTTCCGGCTGCTCGGGCTGCATCCCGGGCCCGAGTTCAGCACGCCGGCCGCCGCCGCGCTGACCGGCATGCCGGTGCCGATGACCCGGCGGCTGCTCACCGACCTGACCGACCGGCACCTGCTCGGCGAGGTCGACCGCGACCGGTACCGGCTGCACGACCTGCTGCGCGTGTACGCCGCCGAGGAGGTCGAGCAGGGCGAGGACGAGAAGGACCGGTCGCTGGCGTTGCAGCGGATGACCGACTGGTACCTCTACACCGCCAGCAATGCCGACAACGGGTTGCGCGGGCAGGCCAACGACATGACCATCGGCAGCCCGCCGCGGGAATGCTCGCCGCTGCCGTTCGCCGGGTATCTCCAGGCGTTGCAGTGGTTCGACACCGAGAGCGAGAACCTGGGCGCGCTTGACCGGATGGCCGGCCAGACCCGGCGGCACCTCATCGCCTGGCGGCTCGGCGTCGTGGTGTGGGAGTACCACCGGCTGCGCCGCGATTTCGAGCAGCTCATCGCGTTTTCCCGGGTGTCGGCCGTCGCCGCGCGGGCCATGGACGACCCCATCGGCGAGGCCCTGTCGCTGAGCTGCATCGCCGCCGCCAGCGCGCACCTCGGCCGGCAGGCCGACGCCGTGGTCGCGCTGCGGCAGATGCCGTCCGTCCACTATGGACCGCAGGACACGCATCGTGAGATGAGCACCCTGTCCAACCTGGCCGAGGCGTACCGCGGCAGCGGCATGATCGGCGACGCGCTGGCCCACTACCGGCGGGCCCTCGGGCTGGCCCGCATCGCCGGAAGTCGTTGGCACGAGGGCGATCTGCTCCGCGGGCTGGCCGAGACCTACCTGGAGCTCGGCGAGCTCCAGCACGCGCTCGACTGCTGCCGCTCGGCGTTGACCATCTTCCGTCAGCTCGGTGATCTCTACGCGCAGAACACCGTGCTCCAGGATCTCGGCGGCACCCTGCTGGCCCTGGGCCGCCGGGACGAGTCCGTGGCCGCCTTCGCCGACGCCGTCGCCATCGCCCGCCGCATCGGGCACCGGCACGCCGTCGACCAAGGCCTGCAAGGACTTGCCGCCGCCAAGGCCGAAGCGTCCTAA